The following DNA comes from Bradyrhizobium sp. SK17.
GACCCTGACACGCTACGACTTGTCGCCGCGGCAATGGCCGGCGGACTTTCCGCTCAAGATCGCAGCGCTCGCCGACATCCACGCCTGCGATCCCTGGATGTCGCTCGATCGCATCGCCGAGATCGTCGAGCGCACCAACGCGCTGAACCCCGACATCATCGTGCTGCTCGGCGACTATGTCGCGGGACTGCGCCACGTCACGCGTTTCATTCCGGCGTCCGAATGGGCCGCGGTGCTCAAGGGCCTGAAGGCGCCGCTCGGCGTGCATGCCGTGCTCGGCAATCACGACTATTGGGAAGACAAGACGGTGCAGCGGCTAGGGCAGGGCGTGCCGGTCGCGCGCCGTGCGCTGGAGCGCGCCGGCATTCCGGTCTACGAGAACGACGCGGTGCGGCTCATCAAGGACAACCGCCCGTTCTGGCTCGCCGGCCTCGGCGACCAACTCGCCTTCATGGCGGCGCGGCGCTATCGCCATGTCGCGCGGATCGGCGTCGACGATCTCAACGCGACGCTGGCAAAGGTCACAGACGATGCGCCGGTGATCCTGCTTGCGCACGAGCCCGACGTCGCGCTCCGCGTGCCATCGCGCGTCGCGCTGCAACTGTCCGGCCACACCCATGGCGGCCAGATCCGGCTGCTCGGCTGGTCGCCGGCGGTGCCGGTCAAGCACGGCATGCGGCTCGCCTATGGCCACATCAAGCTGAAATGCGACGTCGTCGTCTCCGGTGGCCTCGGTTGCAGCATCATGCCGTTCCGGCTCGGCGTGCCGCCCGAGATCGTTCAGGTCACGCTCGGCGGCAAGGGACCGGTGGTGTCCTGAGCGCGCTTGCGCCGGCCTGCGATTTTGCGCAATACGAACCCGAAGTTTTGCGCAATCGGGGGCTGCAAGTGACCTCACCCATTCTCGACGGCCAGATCCGCGACGGCCGCCACCATATGCAGGTCCGCGTCTATTACGAAGACACCGATTTTTCGGGCATCGTCTACCACGCCAATTATCTGCGCTTCATGGAGCGCGGCCGCACCAATCATCTGCGCCTGATGGGCGCCGAGCAGCAGGCGCTGTTCGACGAGGCCGAGGCGGAGACCGGTGGCTTCGCCTTCGTCGTGCGCTCGATGACGCTCGACTTCCTCAAGCCGGCGCGGATGGACGACGTGCTCGACGTCGTGACCTGGCCGATCGCGGTGAAGGGCGCCTCCATCATGCTGGCGCAGGAAGTCAAACGCGGCGATGACGTGCTCGTGAAGGCCCAGGTCCGCGTCGCCTTCATCAGCGGTGGCCGCGCGCAGCCGATTCCCAAGACCATCCGCGCGCTGATGAAGGCCGATCTGGGTTAGCTATCGGACGATGGCAAACGCCCCATCGACTCTGCGGGACGCGGCGCTAGATTTACTCGGGACAAAACAACCGCGAGGGATCGCCGATGTCACGCCCGCCGCTGCCGCCTTTCACCCGCGAGACCGCCGCGCAGAAGGCGCGCATGGCGGAAGATGCCTGGAATTCGCGCGACCCCGTTCGGGTTGCCGGCGCCTATACCGTAGATAGCCGCTGGCGCAATCGCTCCGAGGTATTTCAAGGCCGCGAGGCGATCACGGCCTTCCTGACCCGCAAATGGGAGAAGGAGCTCGATTATCGGCTGATCAAGGACCTCCGGGCGTTCGACGGCAACCGCATCGCGGTGCGCTTCCAGTACGAATGGCACGATGCTGCCGGCAACTGGTTTCGCTCCTACGGCAACGAGCAATGGGAGTTCGACGAGCACGGCCTGATGCGCCGCCGCGAGGCCTCGATCAACGACATCGCGATCTCGGAGAAAGATCGCCGCTTTCACTGGCCCGCCCCGGGCCCGCGTCCGGCCGATGTGCCGGGGTTGGGAGATAGTCCCTTTTAGTTGTCGTCCCGGCCTTCGCCGGGACGACGGATCGCGAGAGACCGCCTTACGCCGCCGCCTTGTGCCGCGCGATCTCGGCCTTGTAGAGATCGAACTCTTCCGCCACCGCCTTCGCCACCGACGGACGTGCGCGCAGCCGCTCGTAATAGGCCTTCAGCGCCGGCCATTTCGAAAGCTCGATCGGCGGCGTCGCCATGGTCCAGTTGATGACGGTGACCAGATAGGCGTCGGCGACGCTGAAATGGTCGAGCAGGTAGTCACGCCCCTTCAGGTGGTCCTCGACATAGTCGAGCCGCGAGACGTACTTCTCCAGCGCATAGGCCTTGGCCTCCGGCGGCGCCTTCTTGTCGAGCAGCGGCAGGAACAGGCCTTTGTGCAGTTCGGTGCCGATGAAGCACAGCCATTGATGCAGCTTCGAACGCTCGGCGTTCGACGCGGTACCGAGGCCGGCGCGCGGGAACTGGTCGGCGACATATTGCAGGATCGCCGCGTTCTCGGTCAGCACCACGCCGTCGTCGGTGCGCAGCGTCGGCACCAGACCGAGCGGGTTGACCTTGTTGAAGTCTGAGCCGTCATTGCGCACCTGCTTGGTCTTCGGATCGACCTCGAGATAATTGGCCGGCTGGCCGGCTTCATACAGCGCGACACGCGTCGCCATCGAGCAGGCGAGGGGAGAGAAATACAGGTCCATGGGTGCCTCCGTGAGATATCCGGCGCAGGTCTCTGGCCGTTGTTGATTTTGTACTGTCTTGGATAATATTTCCGGCGTCAAGGAATTTAGTGCGAAATGGTACAAAAAAATAGCAAGCCGCCATCTGCTGCCAAAATCGCGACGCCGGTCGCACCGAAGCGGCGCGGACGGCCGCGTGCCTATGAGCCCGATGTCGCGCTCGGCAAGGCGCTCGATCTGTTCCGGCGCGACGGCTTTGCCGCGACCTCGCTCGATGATCTCAGCGCGGCGACTGGCATGAACCGGCCGAGCCTCTATGGCGCGTTCGGCGACAAGCGCGAGCTCTACATCAAGAGCTATCAGCGCTACCGCGACGACGCGCGCGCCGCGATGGCCGACATCTTCCGCGCCGATGCGCCGCTGCGCGAGCGGCTGGCGCGCATCTATCGCATCGCGCTCGACATCTATCTGTCCGGCGAGTCCGGTCCGCGCGGCTGCTTCACGGTGATGACGGCCGCGTCGGAGGCGGTGTCGGATCCTGACATCCGCACCATGGTGCTGGAGGGCCTGACCGAGCTCGACAAGGCGTTCGGCATCTGCTTCCGCCATGCCAGGGAGCGCGGCGAGCTGCCCGAGGGCGCGGACCCGGCGGCGCTGGCGCATCTTGCCTCCGCCACCATCCACACCATCGCGATCCGCGCCCGCGCCCGCGTGCCGCGCAAGGAGCTCGAGGCGATCGTGAAGGGCGCCCTCGATGTGCTGTGCGGGGCCAAATAGAAGCGGCAAATTTCTTCGGCGGCAAATGTCGGCCGCTGGTTTTCCGGCCCGTCTTCCGTAAGTTGCCCTCACTCACGGAAGCAGAAAATCATGGGAAAAGTCAGGACTTCGGCGTTTTCGATCTCGATCGACGGATTTGGCGCGGCGCCGCGTCAGAGCCGCGAAAATCCATTCGGCGAAGGCGGCATGGTGTTGCCCGGCTGGTTCCTCCAGACCCGGACGTTTCGCCAGACCTTCGGCCAGGAGGGGGCGGCACCGGGCTCGACGACGAGATCGCGCGCAGGGCGATGGAAAATATCGGCGCCTGGATTCTGGGCCGTAACATGTTCGGTCCGATCCGCGGGCCATGGCCGGATCATGCCTGGAAGGGCTGGTGGGGCCCCAATCCGCCGTATCACACGCCGACCTTTGTGCTGACCCATCACGCCCGGCCCGACATCGAAATGGAAGGCGGCACCACGTTCCATTTCGTGACCGATGGCATTCATGCCGCGCTCGATCGCGCGCGTGCGGTTGCCGGCGACAAGGACATCCGGGTCGGCGGCGGCGTCTCGCTGGTGCGCCAGTTCCTGCAAGCGCGCCTGCTCGACGAATTGCAACTGGCGCTGTCGCCGGTGTTGCTCGGCGCCGGCGAGAATCTGTTCGCCGGCCTCGATCTGCCCGCGCTCGGCTACGCTGTCGTCTCACACGTCGCGAGCCCGAACGCCACCCACGTCACCTTCGCGCGCACATCGTAGTTCGCGCACGGCTGCGTTAGCGGCCGAAATTGGCCGTTGACGCGGCGCGTGTTCGGGCGTACTTAACCCAAAGGTTATTTAACCGATGAGCTAAGTACATGCCGCTGGACCCCCTCAGTTCGACCTTCGCGGCGCTGGCCGATCCGACCCGGCGCGCGATCCTGGCGCGGCTCGCGCTCGGGGAGACCTCGGTGATGGAGCTGGCGAAGCCGTTCGACATGAGCCTGCCGGCGATCTCCAAGCATCTGAAGGTGCTGGAGCATGCCGGGCTGATCTCGCGCGGGCGCGAGGCGCAGTGGCGGCCGTGCCGGATCGCGCCCGACTCGTTCAAGCAGGTCGACGGCTGGCTCGGGAATTTCCGCCGCTTCTGGGACGAGAGCTTCAACCGCCTCGACGGATTGCTCGAGGAGATGAAGGCGGAGGAGGCCGCGAAGGCCCCGCCGCGCAAGCGTAAAACCAGTGTAACCAAGGAGAAGCAACGTGGACGCACGCGTGGATAAGACGCTGAAGATCACCACCCCGTCGGATTTCGAATTCGCGATGACGCGCCAGTTCGACGCGCCGCGGCGCTTCGTGTTCGATGCAATGACCAGGCCGGAATATCTGGTGCGCTGGCTTGGCTGCGAGCAGCTCACGATGCCGGTGTGCGAAGTCGATTTGCGGGTCGGCGGCGCCTATCGGTTCGTGTTCCGCTCGTCCGAGGGCATCGAGCATGAACTCACCGGCACCTATCGCGAGGTGGTGCGGCCGGAACGGCTGGCGTTCGGCGAAACCTTCTCGATGCCGGGCTTCACCAGCGAGGAGTATCTCGTCATCTCGACCTTCGTCGAGGCCGGCGGCACCACCACGCTGACCACCACGATCCGCCATCCCACCAAGGAGGCGCGTGACGGCCATCTCAACTCCGGCATCGACAAGGGCGTCGCGCCGGCCTACGACCGGCTCGCCGAGGTGGTTGCCGAGATGGGCTGAGACCGTGGCCTCTCCACCTGTCGTCCCGGCGAAGGCAGGGACCCATAACCCCGGCTTGTCGTTGCTGCGGCAAGCCGGGGCCCCAGCTTTCTTGATCACGAACGTCGGTGGTTATGGGTCCGGGTTGCGCTTCGCTTGCCCGCGACGACATTGCCTTGACACGCCCCGTTAGGCCCTAATACCCCCGGTTGCGGTCGACCACGTTCTCCAACTCACCACCTTGCTCGAAGCGCGCGATCTGCTGCGCGACGTATTTCGAGATCTCGTCGGCATCGGTGTCGGCGGCGTTGTGCGGGGTCAGCACCACCTTCGGGTGGCTCCAGAACGGGCTGTCCTGCGGCAACGGTTCGGTCTCGTAGACGTCGAGCGAGGCGGCGCCCAGCGTGCCGTCGTCGAGCGCGCGCAGGATGTCGGCCTCGTTCTGCAAGCCGCCGCGGCCGGCATTGATGATCACGGGCGCGCCGAGCGGGCCGTTGCGGTTCAGCTTCGCGAACGCGTCGCGATTCAGCACATGGCGGGTGTCCGGCGTCAGCGGCAGCAGGCAGACCAGGATGTTGGTCTCGCGCAGGAATGCGTCGAGCCCCTCGCTGCCGTGGAAGCAGGCGATGCCGTCGATCCGCTTCTCGCTGCGGCTCCAGCCGACGACGCGGAAGCCGAGCGCGCGGAGCGCCTGCGCCGAGGCCGCGCCGAGCGTGCCGAGCCCCATCACGCCGACGGTGATGGCGTTGGCCGCCCATTGATAGTCCGGCGCCCAGCGCTTCTGCCGCTGCGACTCGCGCAGATAAAGCTCCTGGCGGTGATGCATCAGCACATGCAGCACGACATATTCGGTCATGCGGCTGGTGAGGTCGGACACCGAGACCCGCACCAGCGGCACGTCGGGCAGCGAGCGGTCGGCCATCAGCGCGTCGACGCCGGCGCCGAGGTTGAAGATGACGCGCAGGTTCTTGAACGCCGCGAGTTCGCCCGGCTTCGGCTTCCACACCGCGGCATAGTGCACCTCGGCGGGGTCCAGCGCCGGGTCCGGCAGCAGCACCACGGGTCGGTCCGGGCAGACCGTGTCGAACCGCGCCTTCCAGCGCGCCGACGACCAGTTTTCCGAGCCGCCATTGATCAGCAGCGCGAGCGCGCCCTTACCCATCCAGATACCTCCAAAATCAATGTGATATAAGTCACAGAGCGGGCCTGGCCC
Coding sequences within:
- a CDS encoding metallophosphoesterase, whose translation is MISRRHFLYTAGGLTAATASTAAYGLSEPVVRLTLTRYDLSPRQWPADFPLKIAALADIHACDPWMSLDRIAEIVERTNALNPDIIVLLGDYVAGLRHVTRFIPASEWAAVLKGLKAPLGVHAVLGNHDYWEDKTVQRLGQGVPVARRALERAGIPVYENDAVRLIKDNRPFWLAGLGDQLAFMAARRYRHVARIGVDDLNATLAKVTDDAPVILLAHEPDVALRVPSRVALQLSGHTHGGQIRLLGWSPAVPVKHGMRLAYGHIKLKCDVVVSGGLGCSIMPFRLGVPPEIVQVTLGGKGPVVS
- a CDS encoding nuclear transport factor 2 family protein produces the protein MSRPPLPPFTRETAAQKARMAEDAWNSRDPVRVAGAYTVDSRWRNRSEVFQGREAITAFLTRKWEKELDYRLIKDLRAFDGNRIAVRFQYEWHDAAGNWFRSYGNEQWEFDEHGLMRRREASINDIAISEKDRRFHWPAPGPRPADVPGLGDSPF
- the ybgC gene encoding tol-pal system-associated acyl-CoA thioesterase gives rise to the protein MTSPILDGQIRDGRHHMQVRVYYEDTDFSGIVYHANYLRFMERGRTNHLRLMGAEQQALFDEAEAETGGFAFVVRSMTLDFLKPARMDDVLDVVTWPIAVKGASIMLAQEVKRGDDVLVKAQVRVAFISGGRAQPIPKTIRALMKADLG
- a CDS encoding SRPBCC domain-containing protein, with amino-acid sequence MDARVDKTLKITTPSDFEFAMTRQFDAPRRFVFDAMTRPEYLVRWLGCEQLTMPVCEVDLRVGGAYRFVFRSSEGIEHELTGTYREVVRPERLAFGETFSMPGFTSEEYLVISTFVEAGGTTTLTTTIRHPTKEARDGHLNSGIDKGVAPAYDRLAEVVAEMG
- a CDS encoding glyoxylate/hydroxypyruvate reductase A, whose translation is MGKGALALLINGGSENWSSARWKARFDTVCPDRPVVLLPDPALDPAEVHYAAVWKPKPGELAAFKNLRVIFNLGAGVDALMADRSLPDVPLVRVSVSDLTSRMTEYVVLHVLMHHRQELYLRESQRQKRWAPDYQWAANAITVGVMGLGTLGAASAQALRALGFRVVGWSRSEKRIDGIACFHGSEGLDAFLRETNILVCLLPLTPDTRHVLNRDAFAKLNRNGPLGAPVIINAGRGGLQNEADILRALDDGTLGAASLDVYETEPLPQDSPFWSHPKVVLTPHNAADTDADEISKYVAQQIARFEQGGELENVVDRNRGY
- a CDS encoding glutathione binding-like protein is translated as MDLYFSPLACSMATRVALYEAGQPANYLEVDPKTKQVRNDGSDFNKVNPLGLVPTLRTDDGVVLTENAAILQYVADQFPRAGLGTASNAERSKLHQWLCFIGTELHKGLFLPLLDKKAPPEAKAYALEKYVSRLDYVEDHLKGRDYLLDHFSVADAYLVTVINWTMATPPIELSKWPALKAYYERLRARPSVAKAVAEEFDLYKAEIARHKAAA
- a CDS encoding metalloregulator ArsR/SmtB family transcription factor, producing MPLDPLSSTFAALADPTRRAILARLALGETSVMELAKPFDMSLPAISKHLKVLEHAGLISRGREAQWRPCRIAPDSFKQVDGWLGNFRRFWDESFNRLDGLLEEMKAEEAAKAPPRKRKTSVTKEKQRGRTRG
- a CDS encoding TetR/AcrR family transcriptional regulator — encoded protein: MVQKNSKPPSAAKIATPVAPKRRGRPRAYEPDVALGKALDLFRRDGFAATSLDDLSAATGMNRPSLYGAFGDKRELYIKSYQRYRDDARAAMADIFRADAPLRERLARIYRIALDIYLSGESGPRGCFTVMTAASEAVSDPDIRTMVLEGLTELDKAFGICFRHARERGELPEGADPAALAHLASATIHTIAIRARARVPRKELEAIVKGALDVLCGAK